One genomic segment of Oncorhynchus mykiss isolate Arlee chromosome 10, USDA_OmykA_1.1, whole genome shotgun sequence includes these proteins:
- the LOC110533462 gene encoding tubulin-specific chaperone cofactor E-like protein codes for MESSDEEEGRTFVQVVSEKYNPENFPYCRGNGMGVVVVSPPQGSPIKDRLNLPSVLVLDGCGISKAGDKAEVATFCAHVVELDLSHNQLQDWREICTIVSNIPNLDFLNLSMNPLSGIELEPGLAEVFSRVRRLVLINTRVTWDTVHTLTRQTPELEELFLCLNDYDQVAESPVPCPSLRLLQITDNQLQEWSEVRKFGPMYPCLDTLVLSNNRLSSVEEDTPQDTLQRLFPNLRSINLNNSGLNRWEDIERLNFFPKLEEARLMGIPLLQPYTNKERRSLTVAQLPSVTVLNGSVVTEGEREDAERFFIRHYLDCSEETLPQRYHVLVSKYGQLAPLAEVDLRPPCTATLEVRWGERTEALSLRLEQTVGELKKELRALVGLPANGMRLYYIARELGSALGPEEMKYSSRALHSYMIQDGDEILVVPKTKSRTISSTSSDS; via the exons ATGGAGtcctctgatgaagaggaggGGCGCACCTTTGTCCAGGTGGTCAGTGAGAAGTACAACCCAGAGAATTTCCCATACTGTCGTGGGAACGGCATGGGTGTCGTGGTAGTGTCTCCTCCACAGGGGTCGCCCATCAAAG ATCGTCTGAACCTGCCCAGTGTGCTGGTCCTGGACGGCTGTGGCATCAGTAAAGCTGGGGACAAGGCTGAGGTGGCCACCTTCTGTGCCCACGTGGTGGAGCTGGACCTGTCCCACAACCAGCTGCAAGACTGGAGGGAG ATCTGCACGATTGTGTCTAACATCCCCAACCTGGACTTCCTTAACCTGAGTATGAACCCTCTGAGTGGGATTGAACTGGAGCCAGGCCTGGCTGAGGTGTTCTCCCGAGTCCGCCGCCTGGTCCTCATCAACACGCGTGTCACCTGGGACAcggtacacacactcacacgccagACCCCTGA ACTGGAGGAGCTCTTCCTTTGTCTGAATGATTATGACCAGGTTGCTGAGTCCCCGGTCCCCTGCCCCTCCCTGCGCCTGCTCCAGATCACAGACAACCAGCTACAGGAGTGGAGTGAGGTCCGTAAGTTTGGGCCGATGTACCCGTGCCTGGACACCCTGGTGTTGTCCAACAACAGACTCAGCTCTGTGGAGGAGGACACACCTCAGGACACACTGCAGCGCCTGTTTCCTAACCTGCGCAGCATCAACCTCAACAACTCAG GACTTAACCGATGGGAGGACATAGAGAGGCTGAATTTCTTCCCTAAGCTGGAGGAGGCGAGGCTGATGGGGATTCCCTTACTGCAGCCTTACACCAACAAAGAGAGACGCAGCCTCACCGTGGCACA GTTGCCATCTGTGACTGTGTTGAATGGGAGTGTGGTgacggaaggagagagggaagacgcTGAGAGGTTCTTCATCAGACATTACCTGGACTGTTCTGAAGAGACGTTGCCTCAGAG GTACCACGTCCTGGTGTCCAAGTACGGGCAGCTTGCCCCGTTGGCAGAGGTGGACCTGCGTCCGCCCTGCACGGCCACCCTGGAGGTGCGCTGGGGCGAGCGGACGGAGGCGCTGAGCCTGCGGCTGGAGCAGACTGTTGGGGAGCTCAAGAAGGAGCTCAGGGCGCTGGTGGGGCTGCCAGCCAATGGCATGCGACTATACTACATCGCCCGTGAGCTGGGCTCCGCGCTGGGACCTGAAGAGATGAAGTACAGCAGCCGGGCACTCCACTCGTACATGATCCAAGACGGGGATGAGATCCTGGTGGTGCCCAAAACCAAGAGCCGCACCATCTCATCCACCTCCTCCGACTCCTaa